Below is a genomic region from Leptolyngbya iicbica LK.
GTGTGATTCACTCTGGCGCAGTGATCGGCTCCGAAGGCTTTGGCTTTGTGCCAGTCGCGGAAGGCTGGGTCAAAATGCCGCAATCGGGCCATGTGGTGCTGGCCTCCGGGGTCGAAGTCGGCTGCAATGCCACCATCGATCGCCCGGCCCTGGGCACCACGCAGGTAGGCCGCAACACCAAAATCGACAATCTGGTGCAAGTGGCCCACGGCTGCAAAATTGGCGACAACTGCGCGATCGCGGCCCAGACGGGCATGGCGGGGGGCGTCAAAATCGGCAATCGGGTCATTCTCGCGGGGCAGGTTGGCATCGTCGACCATGTAGAAGTTGGGGATGGCGCGATCGGGGCTGCCCAAGCTGGGATTCACAGCAACGTAAAACCAGGTGAAATTGTCACGGGCAGTCCTGCCCTGCCCCACAAAGTGTTTTTGAAAGCGTCAGCCGTCTTTCGGCGGTTGCCTGAAATGCACCGCACGCTCAAACAGCTGAGCCGCGACGCCGGGTTAAAAGAATGAGTTGAGACCGATCAAGGCCATGACTCATCCGCGCACGGGGATATCGTTAAGGAGATCTCTGGAACAGATTTTCCTGCTCGTAGGGTGTCATGAGCGCAGCCTAATGCACCACATATTGCCGGAGGTCTCCCTAACAACCGGGTGCTGTACTCAAGCAGCACGAGCCAGCAAACGGGTCAAGGCTTGTCGCAGTTCTTGTGCATCAAACGGCTTAGTCATGTAGCCCGAAGCCCCCGCTGATTTTGCTTCCGCGCGATCGGCAGCGGAGCGATGCGAGGTCAGCATCATAATCGGCAGCTTTTGGAACCGGGGAACGCTCCGCACCGTGCGACACAGTTCAAACCCATCAATGCCGGGCATGGTGATATCGAGCAACAGAGCCGAGATCGGCTGATGATAAATCACTGACAGCGCCTCAACCGCATTATCAGCCACCAAAACTTTGAAATCGCTATCTAGCGCCCGCTGCACCATTTGCTGAATAATCAGGCTATCATCCACCGCGAGCGCAATGGGTTTATTCGTAGCTGCAGCTGTCATATCAACCCCTTGAGCAAACGATCACTCACCCTTAGGACC
It encodes:
- a CDS encoding response regulator; protein product: MTAAATNKPIALAVDDSLIIQQMVQRALDSDFKVLVADNAVEALSVIYHQPISALLLDITMPGIDGFELCRTVRSVPRFQKLPIMMLTSHRSAADRAEAKSAGASGYMTKPFDAQELRQALTRLLARAA